The genomic segment AGCGATAGTGATAAGCGGCGTTTCATCTTGATACAAATTTTGTTCAGGGGTATCGCCGATATACAACCCCACTGTTCCTGTATCCGTGTTATTGATCCAGATATGTCCCCCTGCACCTGCCGGACGATTAGCAAGCCCCCACGCATTCACCATCGCCTTATCAAGAATTTGTGCACCGTAAATTTGTTTATTCGCTACCAGATTGGTAAGTTTATAGCCTTCGGCATTGGAACCGTTCGCGGTGAATGCGATAAGCGCCGTGATGGCAAGTGCAGAAAAAGAATGCTTGGGAATCATAAGTAAACCTCGGTTTATAATTGCAATTAATAATCATTCTTATTATAGTCTGGAAGCTTAGTCAAGCATCTCTATAAAGGAAAAAGCATGAAGATCGAACGCATGATTGGATCAAGGCAGATTGCGCAGCGCCTTGCCGAGGAGACAGAGAATAATCACCCCAATTCACGTCACTTGTTTCCGGATAGCAGTTTTTTGCTGTTTGGGCCGAGCGATTATGCTGGTGCGTTTGGCGGATTGAAACCCAAGCCAAACGGATTGAAATAACACCTTCAAATTATTTTTTTGGAACTGCCAGAATATCAATTTTGATTTTTACAGCGTTCTTTACATAAGCTTCGCTAGCCCACTGCCCGGTTCCAATTCCGTAATCCGAACGATTGATGGTCACCTCTCCCTTGATGCGTTGCGCATCGCGTTCATCTTCCATGCTGAATGGCAGAACAATTTCGTGGGCGATGTCTTTTAGTGTTAGCAATCCAATTAGCTCGAACTTTTTATCGCTGAGCTTGCGGACTTTGGTTCCAACCAATTGCGCAAACGGAATAGCATTGGAATTAAACCACTCTTTGCTAGGCAAGGCTTCATCTTTGTCTTTATCGCCTGTCTTTGCGGTACGGACATCAATGTTTACTTCAACACGCGCATCATCTGGCTTTTTGGGATCAAAATGCACACTGGCCTGCCAGATCGTGAAGTTACCCGTAAATGGCGTTCCTGTTAATGTTCCTTCAAAGGACAGCTTACTGGACGGATAATAGATATCCCAATCCAGCGCATGGGCAGGTGGCGCTGCACAAATCAAAAAAAGTGCAGCGAGCAATAGTTTCTTCATGCGCTTTTGCCCCGTAGTTTTTCCAGAATTCCTTCCGCCCATTTTGGGGACATGCGCAGGATGGTTTCATCTTTAATCAGCCAGTGATGGCGTATTGCAGCGAGCACATGCGCACCAACCAATACCAACAGAACATAAGCGAGCAATTCATGGGTTTCGGCAATATTGTGCGAAACGGCTTTACGCGCATCATCTGCCAGACTTTCAAAGAATGGCAGATGCGGCAATTCAATAAGGCCGTACAACACTGTCGGTATTTTTTTGGGCGAAGAAGAAACAAGCGCCCAACCAGTGAACGGAATAAGAAGCATCATAACATATAGAACGAAGTGCGTGATGTGCGCGACCCCCTTCTCCCATGCTCGCATATGCGATGGCAGCGGCGGCGCAGGATGTACGAACCGCCAGATAATACGCAATACAGCCAGAACCATCACGGTCATGCCTAATGATTTGTGCAATTGGTACCATTGAAATTTCTGATCAATAGGAATGTCTTCAAGAAGCATTCCCAAGGCCAGATTACCTAAAATCAGGATCGCCATTAACCAGTGCAAGAGTATAGCACCAGAATGGTAGCGTTTAATGGGTTCACTCATTCCAGATATCTTTCCTCAGAAATGGGTTCTAGTGCTTTTTTTTTGAGTCTTCTGTGGTTGCTGGTGCACTGCCCGTTGGTGCAGTCGCGGCTGGCGGTGTTGGTACAACGATTGTTGTTGTGGGTGTTGCAGCGGCAGGAGTATGCGCTGGCGCTGGTGCAGGAGCAGCTGCAGAGGTTGGTGCAGCAGGTGCTGGCGCTGCAGCCGCTGGTTTAGCAAGCGGCGGTGCTTCCGTACCGGCGTAATTGAATTCGGATTCAATTTCGATTTGAACTTCGTCACCAACCATCGGGACCATTGCGCTTATGCCCCATGCCGAACGGCTGATGGTTCCGCTTGCGCTAAAGCCTATTGTTTCCTTTTTGAGGAATGGGTGAATGCCTGCGCCGCGGAAGGACACATTAAGGGTTACAGGTTTGGTTATACCAAGGATGGTCAATTCACCCATCATTGTGCCGGCATCACCGGAGCGTGA from the Alphaproteobacteria bacterium genome contains:
- a CDS encoding YceI family protein, with translation MKKLLLAALFLICAAPPAHALDWDIYYPSSKLSFEGTLTGTPFTGNFTIWQASVHFDPKKPDDARVEVNIDVRTAKTGDKDKDEALPSKEWFNSNAIPFAQLVGTKVRKLSDKKFELIGLLTLKDIAHEIVLPFSMEDERDAQRIKGEVTINRSDYGIGTGQWASEAYVKNAVKIKIDILAVPKK
- a CDS encoding cytochrome b, which gives rise to MSEPIKRYHSGAILLHWLMAILILGNLALGMLLEDIPIDQKFQWYQLHKSLGMTVMVLAVLRIIWRFVHPAPPLPSHMRAWEKGVAHITHFVLYVMMLLIPFTGWALVSSSPKKIPTVLYGLIELPHLPFFESLADDARKAVSHNIAETHELLAYVLLVLVGAHVLAAIRHHWLIKDETILRMSPKWAEGILEKLRGKSA
- a CDS encoding YceI family protein; the encoded protein is MFSRSLLAGLVVMLAASPVMAQTPPVPAGKDFSKAPAGVYTMDKSHASLLFKINHMGYSMYHGRFNNLDARLTFDPKAPENSKIEATIDTGSIDTNNEKLEGELKGEKFFNSAKFPVATFKSLHVSRSGDAGTMMGELTILGITKPVTLNVSFRGAGIHPFLKKETIGFSASGTISRSAWGISAMVPMVGDEVQIEIESEFNYAGTEAPPLAKPAAAAPAPAAPTSAAAPAPAPAHTPAAATPTTTIVVPTPPAATAPTGSAPATTEDSKKKH